The genomic window TGGCCACGGAGGGAGCCTTTCGACAGAGGACAGGAGGCGCGGCAGCGGGCCGGACTCCAATCTAGGCGCTGGGGAGGAGGCCACGGCCGCGGGGGCCGTCGATTCCCCGCCGGGAACCCGTGCAATAAGATTCCGACGTGCCCAACCCCGATGCCGCGACGGCTCACTACTGGTACCGCGACGGCGACGACGACCGTCAGCGTCGTGCCGTGGAGGTGCTGCAGGCCTTCCGCGTCTACCGAGCCGCCGAACTGGCGATGCGCCGGCGCACTCGCGAGGCCATGTCGATGGGCGAGAACGAGCTGCTCGTGCTGCGCTACCTGCTGAAGGCCCAGGCCGAGGACCGCCGCGTCTCCCCGTCTGAACTGGCGCGCTACCTCGCGGTGTCCACCGCGTCGACGACGGCGATCATCGACCGTCTCGAGAAGTCCGGTCACATCGTGCGTCGTCCTCACCCGACGGACCGCCGCAGCATCCACGTCATCGCCACCGAGAAATCCGACCAGGAAGTGCGCGAAACGCTCGGCACGATGCACGCGCGCATGATGGATGCCGTGCGCGACATGACGCCCGACGAGAGTCGCACCGTCATCGAGTGCCTCGCTCGGCTGCAGGACGCCGTGGACCAGGTGGAACCGCAGGAATAGGCCGATTCCGACTAGTAACTCGGCAGCGGAGTTACCCGTCGAATTGATATTCGACTGCTCCGGCCCGGCGTGAAACCATGGGCTGGTGAACGAGGCTGGATCCGCTCCCACCGACGGCGCCCTGCTGCAGGTCGACGGTATCGCCGTGGTGTCGTTCGCCGCCGCCGCCTCTCGCCTGGCTGCCGAGTTCCCGGGGGTCGCCACGGCCCGCATCGAGGCGCTGCTCGTGCGGGAATGGGACGCGTTCTGCGCGGGCAGGCCGCTCGTCATCCCCACCGCGGTGGAGGACGGCGCGCGTGAGATGCTCGGCGACGTCCCTGCCTGATACGCTCGCCATTTCGCTAGACAACCTAGTAATCTGGCGTTCAAGCAAAACGGGGGACGAGGCACACCATGGGTGACCTGTATTACGGCATGAACGCGGCACGCGTGGAGATTCCCGACCGTCTTCTCGCTCACCTGAAAGTCGTCATCGCGACGAAGCTGAGGCGTGGTGAGAGCTTCACCCTGTCGTGGCAGCACGCCCCCGAGGAACGCGGCGGACGCAGCACGATCTGGCTGGAGCCCTCGATTCCGCTCCGCTTCGTCTTCGATTCCGACGACCCCGAGGTACTCAACCCCGACGTCATCCGCGATCTCGCCACGGCGGCGAACTCGTCCGGCGGGCTGTCCGTCGCCCTGGACGACACGGTCCCGGAGCCGGTGATCGGGCCGGTACGCTGACCGCATGGGGCGATTCATCTACGACACGGTCAGCAACTCGGTGGAGGTTGAGGACCGCACCCTCGCGCACCTGCGGATCGTGTTCATGAACAAGCTGCGCCGTGGCGAGCCGTTCATGTTCGACGTCGACGCAGGAACCGGCAGCGACCGCCGCAGCTTCTGGATCCACCCCGCGGTGCCCTTGCAGTTCCTCTTCCACGGCAGCCGCTCCCCGCGCATCAACCGCGCGTGGGTGGAGGCCCTCATGCAGGCAGCCAGCGGCCCCAGCGGTCTCAGTGTGGTGCCCGAGCCGCGCGAGGATTCGCTGGTCGAAGAGGGCTGACGGCTCAGCGCTGCGGCGTCGCCCCGGGCGCGGCCGGACTCGTGTCGAGTTGCTCCGGAACGAGCATGATTCCGCCGGACGAGTTCGCGGAGTTGGCCAGTTCCTCCACCCAGGCGCGGCTCAGGACCGCGGGCTCCGGATCGTCGAAGACGAAGCGCAACGGGATCGACGGGTGCACCCAGATGGTGCTGCGGCCGGGCGGCTCGTCGGCGGCGTGGCGCCACGACACGGTGAAGCTCTCGCCACGTCGCAGCTTGGTCGCGATGACCACCTTCAGGTGCGCCAGCGCGCGGTCATCGATGCGGATCGGCGTCATCTCGCCGCCGTAGAACATGGTGCCCACGGCGCCAGAGTACCCAACGCGGATGCGTCAGGCACGTGCCGCTGTTTGTCAAGACCGCACGCGGTGATCCTGTCGCGGGGCATGGTGGAGTGACCGAGGAGGTGTCCCCCATGCGCGATCCCGCAGACGAGCCGAGCCCGGCCGAGACGCAGGCCAGCGCTGAAGCGCTGTTCGCCGACCTTCCCGAGTTCGACGTGGTCGACGGCGAATTGCTTCCGCGGGTGCGCCGCCGCCCGCGGGACCGCTAACCGGGTTGCGAACCGGGGTCTCGGCGCAGGGCCACCACCGCATCCCACACCGCGTCCGCCGTCATGCGCTTGGTCCCCGCGGCCTCACCGACGATGTCGCCGTTCTCGCCGACGATCACCACGGCGTTGGAAGTCGCCTCGAAACCCTGCTCCCAGCCCACTTCGTTGAGTACCAGGAGGTCGGCGCCCTTGCGCTCCCGTTTGCGGCGCGCACGTTCGAGCCGCTCGGCGGCGTCGGACCCGGTCTCGGCGGCGAACGCCACCACGGTCTGCCCCTCGCGGCGGCGTGCCGCAAGGCCGGCGACGACGTCGGGGTTCTCGACCAGCCGCAGCGTCAGCGTGCCGTCGCCGTCTTCCTTCGTGAGCTTGGCGGTCGCGACCTGGGACGGACGGTAATCGGCCACCGCCGCCGCCATCACCAGCACATCGGCGCCTTCGGACTCGTCGTCCATGGCGTGCTGCAGCTCGCGCGCCGTACCGACCGCGCGGATGCGGATGCGAGGGTCGGCGGATGCCGGCGACAGCGCGTCGCCGTCGACGTGCGCGGTCACCAGAGTCACGTCGGCGCCGCGCGCCACGGCCGCCAACGCCAGTTCGACGCCCTGCCGCCCGCTCGAGCGGTTACCGAGGAAGCGCACGGGGTCCAGCGGCTCGCGCGTGCCCCCGGCACTGACGACGACCCGCAGCCCGGCGAGGTCGGCATGCGCCTGCAGCACGGCCATTGCGGACGCGAAGATCTCGTCCGGCTCACTCATGCGTCCCTCGCCCGCGTCCGTTCCCGTCAGCGCGCCCGAACCGGGGCCCACGACATGCACCCCGCGCTCCCGGAGCACCGCGATGCTGTGCCGCGTCGCGGGGTGCTGCCACATCTCGGTGTGCATTGCCGGGGCGACCACGACCGGCGCCCGGGTGACGAGCAGGGTGGTGCCCAGCAGATCATCGGCGAGGCCCGCCGCCATCTTCGCGAGCGTGTGGGCCGTGGCGGGTGCGATGATGATCAGGTCGGCGCGCTGACCGAGCGCGACGTGGCGCACCTGAGCCACGTTGTCGTGCAGCGAGGTCGTCACGGGGTTGCGGCTGAGGGCCTCCCACGTGGGACGGCCGACGAAGCGCAGCGCGGCGTCGGTGGGGAGCACATGGACGTCGTGACCGTCCAGGACCAGGAGACGCACGAGATGCACCGACTTGTAGGCGGCGATGCCACCGGTCACTCCGACCACGACGAACACGGCTCGATTGTTGCACGTGCGCGGCACGCGGGGCGGCGAAGGGAGACACACGGATGTGCACGGTGATCGTCGCGGTACCCGAGACGTCAGACGAACCGGTGCGGCTGATCGCCGTGCGCGATGAGGATCCGGCGAGGGCATGGGACCGCCCCGGACCGTGGTGGCCGGCATCGCACCCGGGCGCGATCGGGGTGAGGGATCGCCGCGCCGGCGGCGCATGGCTCGCGGCCGATCCGCAGCGCCGACGGCTGGCCGTCGTGCTCAATCGCGAGGACCGGTCAGACCGCACCGACGACGAGGTGACGACCCGCGGCACCCTGGTGCTCGAGTCGATCGGGGGACACCCACCCGAAGCGGTGCCGACCACGCGCGGGTTCAACCTCGTCGAGGTCGACCCCGAGGGAGTGCGCGTCGTGTCGTGGGACGGCCTGGTGCGACGCGAGCAGCCGCTTGCGCCCGGCATCCACATGGTCGCCCACGATGACGTCGACG from Microbacterium sp. zg-Y625 includes these protein-coding regions:
- a CDS encoding MarR family winged helix-turn-helix transcriptional regulator, with translation MPNPDAATAHYWYRDGDDDRQRRAVEVLQAFRVYRAAELAMRRRTREAMSMGENELLVLRYLLKAQAEDRRVSPSELARYLAVSTASTTAIIDRLEKSGHIVRRPHPTDRRSIHVIATEKSDQEVRETLGTMHARMMDAVRDMTPDESRTVIECLARLQDAVDQVEPQE
- a CDS encoding DUF7882 family protein, with protein sequence MGDLYYGMNAARVEIPDRLLAHLKVVIATKLRRGESFTLSWQHAPEERGGRSTIWLEPSIPLRFVFDSDDPEVLNPDVIRDLATAANSSGGLSVALDDTVPEPVIGPVR
- a CDS encoding DUF7882 family protein, yielding MGRFIYDTVSNSVEVEDRTLAHLRIVFMNKLRRGEPFMFDVDAGTGSDRRSFWIHPAVPLQFLFHGSRSPRINRAWVEALMQAASGPSGLSVVPEPREDSLVEEG
- a CDS encoding DUF7882 family protein, with amino-acid sequence MGTMFYGGEMTPIRIDDRALAHLKVVIATKLRRGESFTVSWRHAADEPPGRSTIWVHPSIPLRFVFDDPEPAVLSRAWVEELANSANSSGGIMLVPEQLDTSPAAPGATPQR
- the coaBC gene encoding bifunctional phosphopantothenoylcysteine decarboxylase/phosphopantothenate--cysteine ligase CoaBC encodes the protein MFVVVGVTGGIAAYKSVHLVRLLVLDGHDVHVLPTDAALRFVGRPTWEALSRNPVTTSLHDNVAQVRHVALGQRADLIIIAPATAHTLAKMAAGLADDLLGTTLLVTRAPVVVAPAMHTEMWQHPATRHSIAVLRERGVHVVGPGSGALTGTDAGEGRMSEPDEIFASAMAVLQAHADLAGLRVVVSAGGTREPLDPVRFLGNRSSGRQGVELALAAVARGADVTLVTAHVDGDALSPASADPRIRIRAVGTARELQHAMDDESEGADVLVMAAAVADYRPSQVATAKLTKEDGDGTLTLRLVENPDVVAGLAARRREGQTVVAFAAETGSDAAERLERARRKRERKGADLLVLNEVGWEQGFEATSNAVVIVGENGDIVGEAAGTKRMTADAVWDAVVALRRDPGSQPG
- a CDS encoding NRDE family protein, giving the protein MCTVIVAVPETSDEPVRLIAVRDEDPARAWDRPGPWWPASHPGAIGVRDRRAGGAWLAADPQRRRLAVVLNREDRSDRTDDEVTTRGTLVLESIGGHPPEAVPTTRGFNLVEVDPEGVRVVSWDGLVRREQPLAPGIHMVAHDDVDDRTTARVDAWLDHFRAAGPPTGGFDGWLAVLDESAALAPQDDRAIIRDNRPFGYATLSLLLCTATVGTDGVEVRYGAFDRPGVWRREALEGRG